caatagaaatgaatgtgacgCCACTACACTCGATGTTGTAACTACGGGCCCCTCCATAACCCAGAAGTAGGTCCATGTttcatctgccttttttttttacaatgggagtctatggaagtgtcgagACTCTGTCATATCGAAGGCTCTGATTATATtcaagtgaaagtaccacccacttctgttgggagattgatctcctgcatcaagatcacaggactctaacatcgtggcagaacctgacaacctcaaaaatttaagttgttatgGATGCTTTAGAACATTCCAGTGCgcttttggtcctatttttaataatgtttttgttttgtttgatagTAGTTTCACTTAGTCACATTTACCTCTCTGCATTATTTGGTCAGTTGgtctcttttcttcctgttcaacTCCAATTCTGTCACTCTCCAGTGGAACACTACACAACCTCTAATTAGTTTTAACAATGAAAAAACTACTATATATGAAGTTAATTTTAGCCATTGTTTTAATATATGATATCAAAATACAATCTATGGAATAAAAGAATGGAATGTAAGACTCATAATTTGCATAAATCATCAGCGTATATTCCCTGGAAAACAACAATTGTGTTTGTAACTTTAGAATGAGCCATGTACATCTACAGAGGGAGTGTTTCTCTCCACAAATTCCATTATGTTATAAAGTCATATTTGTACAGACAGTATAGAATGGGAGTTTTTCCTCACCAGTGTCACCAAGTGTTAGCTCCTGGAGTATTCTGTTGGATTTCTGTAAActggtttaagagtctggtttagaccagctctgtatgtaaagtgtcatgagataacttttgtaatgatgtaatgctacataaatacatttgatttgatttagaacAGACTTCTGTTTCTGGTTTTAAGCAGGTGGCATCGAAAGAAGGAAAGGTTATTAAAAAACctgatctagatttttttttcttttaactagtTTCCTGGATCTAAATCTATAAACAATACCTGATGACCAACCAGAATCATAAGTGCATCCCACAGAAAACAAACCATTAAGCAGTCTGATGAAATAAACAGCATCTGAAACAGCTGTGGCAGGGGCAGAGGTATGATTGTTTTACTTCTGTTCAGGGAAAAGTAAAAGAATTACCTCTGAATCTTAGTGAACCAGAAAAAGGATGAAATCCTTGTATGTACCCACAGGTATTTGAGTAAATGGTTTCCAGCAATGAGTATGTGTAGCTTGGTGCCCTCGTGTGTCCAGAATTGCCTCTGCTGTGGGAGGGGACTGATACTCCACACAGTGAAGATAACCTGGTGATAAGCAGTTTAGTTACAGAAACAAACCTGAACATATTGGTTCTGCACCTTCCTCCGTCTGCTGTGCAGTAAGTGGTATTTCACTTTGCATTTAATATTTTGCAAGATTCAGTTTTTGTATTACGAGGAAATACTCAGAAATAATTGCACTCTAATAAAGTGAATCCTCTGCTGTTTAGTAAAGAAAAAATCATACAGAAAGAAAACTGCTGCAGTGCTGAACTTAGAGAACTGATTCCAGAAAATGAACAAGGAGACTAGTCCAAATAAAGCTAGATATTTAAAATTGTTCCTAATTAAACATACAAATGACTGTTTACATTTATGAGCACAAAATattttggttttgttcttttccaaaaaaagagaaataggAGAGGGACATCAGTACACATACAAATGTACACACTGGCTCTGGTCAATCTGTAAATATGTACTTTTTTGAAAATATAGCCATTTTGACAACCCCTGCTTTAAGACAACAGTTTATCTGATACTCtggaaaaaatacacaacaattgtcagactgtttttattttacaacatAGTATCTACAGTATCTACAGATAAAACAGAACAGATTAGAGTGTTGTGTGTATTATGTCTTTGTGAACCTTTTCATGCAGGTCACTGGTTTTGAAGATGGACAGTGAATGGTGCAATGTGAAGCTCTCAGTCTACCCGTCCAGAGGACTTGTGGATGAAAAGTTCACTGTTCTGGTCCAGAAGGCCCCTCCTGGTTTCCAGATGACCATCCATGTCCTACACCAGTGTGAAGATGGAAACAGTTTGGAGGCATTTGCTCACTACACTGCTGACGCCTGTGGAACTGTCAACCGTATGATTCAATGCACTGAAACAGGGCAATCAATCATGAATGAATTATTCATCacattgaatgtttttttttcttttgtttcacaGTTTCAGAGGATCCCAGTATGGGTGGGACATACTCTGGTGTTGAACCAATGGGGTTAATCTGGAGCCTCAAACCAGTTCCAGGCAGCAAACCTGGGATCAGGTAGAACCACTAGACTGACACTACAGAGCAGATAAAAATCCAAACAATACTCAGTGTCTGACTCTTTCTCATAATCCCTCAGGTTGAGTAAGAAGAATGTCCAGACTCCAATGGAGTTCACCATCTCAGTGTACAAGGGTCACCAGACTGAGGGCTTTGTGGATCAGGTCCAGCTGGCCTGTGTGGTGGTGGAGCGCTGGTACATGGCACCAGGAGTCCGTAGGGTCCCCATCACAGAGGGGGGTCTCATTGGTGTCCTCTTCCTGCCCCCAGGTAAGTTCAGAGGGAAGGGAGACAATCAGTAAAGGCTTCAGGTGTTGTTTGGTCTTTTTAATGAGAGAAACTAAGGTTGCACAAAATTTCACTACTGATTCTAACCACATTAAATATAACACAGTTATGTGCAGGCTTTAGGGGTTGTTagctctttttttaaataatgttaattgggtttttttctttttaataacacatacaacaaaataataaaactaaacaccAGCTGGGagtggtaaaaaataaataaataaataaataaaataaaaaaaaataaataaatatatatatatatatatacatacatacacacacacacacacacacacacacacacacacacacacctacacacatatacacatgcattcTATATGTATGAGAGGTACAATTTACAttatgccagtggttcccaaccttttttggctcatgaccctattttaacatcacacatttctggcgaccccagacactaaaaacggagaatttttttttttttttgctaaaattaatttatttttgatcatgtaatagtttgctatactatgttgcaaataaacattaatttttggtgacatttagtctttataatgtatattcttactgtgtagattactgcacaaagtgagaatttgattttccttggtcaggatatgtacagtcagttcagcttggatttacaaggctgacaattaatactgaacaaacaataactcaaacgatgaattatgaaaaagctgcagcatcttaaactgaccacaatgaacatttgacagataaacagtaccacagtgcttctgtttcagcttcagagtttgtcatgtcttttatggattgtgattgtctctctcaactcaccatatatttttattagtaagtttttattttatttttagcaattagaagaaatttcaggcgaccccatttgaattccaggtgaccccacatggggtcccaaccccaaggttgaaaaacactgcattatgtaGTATATGATACAATACAGTGGAAGCTGGATAGAAAGATAATTATTTTAATACAAATGCTCTTGTCATTATAGCAGATATGTTCATATTAATAAAGTCACAGAATGGTTTCCATACTCTTGCAAAGACATTGGTCTTGTGGTGCATGAGACAGGTCAGAAAGTCCAGGGGTATGAATTTCATTAATATATGCCATCCCAAAACTGAGGGGTTTTATCTGAAATCCTGTGCTGAAGAATATTTTTCCTAGCACAGAATGCCATAATGTTGTACAGTTTTTTCTGATATGCACCAGGTACACAGACACTAGGAACTCCCAGAAGGAGAGAAAGTTCAAGCTCCATTTTGAGAACTTTTTGTATTTCAAATAATACATCATACATAAGATCACCAATTTCTGTCCTACATTTAAGACAAACTGGAGAGACATCCTTTCTACATTTGTGAAGACGGCTTGGAGCAACATGTGCTCTGTGCAGTATCTTAAGCTGCAATGCTTTTGTTTGGTTACAAACTGAGATTTTCCTTGCATTATCTCAGATGTCCTCCCACATCTCCTCAGTTATTACAAAACCTAGTTCCTTCTCCCAGATTACCCCCAGTGTCCGAGCACCAGCATTTCAGCACTGCCTCAGACTGGCATAAAAGGTGACAATGGACGCTACTCCTGTTGTGTGACTTTTGAGTCAGTAAGCGGTGAGGTATCTTTCATGATATTATTTCTGACCTGAAAATACTGGAAATGACCATTTCTCAATATGCCATAGTTCTCTATAACTTAGTTGAAAGTCAAAAGAATAGGGCCATCAAAAAGATCACCCAAAGAGGAAATTCCTTTAGCTGACTTGCCCCTGAAAGCTGTATCCAGGATCCCTGGGAGAAGATTGGGTTTGTTGGCAATCAGAGTGAAGACTGATGTAAGCCCTGATCTACCTTCCATGTGTTGTGTATTTCTCCATGCCCTAAGAGTATTAATTGTAATCGGACTATTGTAAAGCTTCTGATGCACTTCAGTTTACCAATGAAAAGTAGATTTTTAAGAGGACAGTTAGATAGGGACTTCTCAATATCAAAGCAGACTGAGGAAGAATAATGTTGAATCCAATCAGCTATGTATCTTAAATGAGCACTTAATTGATATTTCTTAATGTCTGGGAGATCCAGCCCACCCATAGCACTTGGTAATTGTAGCACTGACATCCTAATTCATGCACTTTATTTACaccatataaaaaaactaaaccaaCCGTTAAGTTTCTTCAATCTTTTATGATTGAATAAAACAGGAATCATTTGTATCAGATAGTGTGACGCACTGCCCTCAGTAATGTTAGcaatttatgttgttttgtttttgtttacttcctgttttattttggtgaggggttttgttcgcTCGTGTCCACTGTGTCTGTCTTGACTGCGTAATCCCTGATTCCCTTGATTGTCTGCACCTGGGGCTCATTATCTCTTTAcctttatataccctcctctcctggtgtctgttgtcagtgcatcTTTCATGCCATGCTAAGATCTTCAACCTTCTCCTGTTCCTCTGTGTTGCCTCGTCTCACTCTTATTCTAAGTTTATTGGTACCACgattgtgaagatctttttgttagttttttgattCCTTGTTTGAGAAgaactttttgtttatttttgatacCACAATTGTGAAGACCTTTTTGTTAGTTATGTTAAGATATTTTTGTTACTTGATTtttttggagtaaataaatactctAAGTTCCTCTTGTCTCAGTCTCATGCACTTGGGTCCAGGCCTTGTGGATTCTTAACAGGATAGAGCAAGCATGGGAAGATATTCATTTTCAGAAGTGAAATTCTGCCCATCCATGATATAAGAAGATTGTTCCATCTCTCTAGATCTTGCTTAATTCTGCCAAATAGGGGATAAAAGTTGGATTGAAACATCTGACTAAATTTAGGTGTAATGCATATGTCTAagtacaggtacatctcaaataattagaatatcatgaaaaagttaaatattttttgtcactcatttcagaaagtgaaccCTGTATATTATATAGGCTCATTAGACAtggagtgaaatatttcaagcctatatttcttgaaattttgatgattatggcttacagataatgaaaacccaaaattcagtgtctcagaaaattagaatattacataagatatatatatatatatatacacacacacacacacacacacacacacacacacacacacacacacacatatatatatatatacatatatatatatatatatatatatatatatatatatatatatatatatatatatatatgaaaaggaTATTTCAAagagaaatgtcaggcttctgaaaagtatgttaatttctatgtactcaagacttggttgggcctccttttacatgaattactgcatcaatgaGGTGTGGCATGGAAgagatcagcctgtggcactgctcaggtgtgatggaagcccaggttgctttGATAGCGGCCTTCAGGTCATCTACATTGTTGggtctggtgtctctcatctttcTCTTGACAATACTTCATAGGTTCTCTATGGGGTTCAGGTCAGCCCAGTTTGCTGGTCAGTCAAgtacagtaacaccatggtcattgaaccagtttttggtacctttggcagtatgggcaggtgccaagtcgaccagttggttggttggttgcagCAGACCAACACTGGTTGCTATCAGTGTCGGTCTGTTGGTTGCATCCATTTCACAAGTTTCACTACTTGAACTGAGAGTCATTTCTTTATTAGAGGTGCAAATAATACTGTTCTTGCTTTGCTGATTCTTGCTTTTAAATCACCTTTTACTTTGCCTTGTTTGTCAATGATGCTCCAAAGGTAAGTGAAAGATTCCACTTCTTCCAGTGATGATTTATCCATTGTCACATGTTTACTTGATATTAAGAACTTTGGACATGTCTGAATGTATGCGTAGGCTGACACTCTTTGCAAGATGGTTCAGCCCATCTGTCATTGTTTGCATTTGTACATGTGTACGAGACAGTAGTGTAAGGTCGTCTGCAAAGGCTATGTCATTGAGTTGTTGCTGTAGTGTCCATTTTGTCTTCCTTTGGTTGTTTCCTTCATGACCCAATGAAGAGAAAAGGTGATAGTAGGTATCCTTGTGGTACTCATGTCTGTACATGGAAAGGTTGTGAAAGCTGTCCTTCATGAAAACTTTGCAATTTGTTCCCTGATAGATGGCCATTGCATGGTTGACTAGTTTCTCTGGTTTTCCATAGTGTGTCATGAGTTTCTGTAGCGCTTCCCTGTCTATGCTATCAAATGCTTTTTTGTAATTGATGAAGTTGACTAATACAGGTGAGTTCCCCTCTAGAGACTGTTCCATGATGATACGCAGGGTAGCTATTTGGTCAAAGCCAAAGATCGGTTCTTGCAAAATCCCACCCGATTGTCACAGATCTTATTGTCTGTTGCTTGTTTGATCCTCTCCTAGATAATTTCATTGGAAGAGTGTTATGCTGTAGGACAGAACTAGACAGAAACACATCAGATGCAAcatggtctttaaccctttagcctAACTAATGTAGTGAGTAGATGAaacatttctgaaacaaccatcagtttaacaAAGAGCAGAAAAAgcggactgtgtttcaatggaaaaaggtcatatgatctgatgagtccagattggccCTTCTTTAGAgaagcagatgaagtgattacccattatgcctagtgcctacagtacaaccctgtgggggcagtgttgtgaCCTTGTTTCAGtagttcaggtctaggttcagcaacattatgtgtcagaaaaatgatggaaataaatgttgtgacattgcacACACTTACTGAAATGATGCAGCAGTGAATGTAATCGAAGCTAAAGGTGGTCCAGCAAAATGGGCAGAGTGTAAGACTTTTTTGACCAGGTTGTGTATTTTCTacacagtgtttttgttttttaaaatagataatcaagtttttttctacttatcacagtattttttatcttaaatcaatttatcatcattatttctctctttttttattaataacataAAGATTTATTCCGTTTAATTTGATGTCTTTAATTTTGGCTGACTTCTTGCCTGTTGTCATGCAGGACCTGGACCATTTCCTGGTGTATTGGACCTGTGGGGAGGTGGAGTTGACTTACTGGAGACTCGTTCAGCTCTACTGGCTTCACACGGCTTTGCTTCCATGACCATCAACTATATGGATCCCTTCAGAAAAAATGAGGAGACCAGTGAAGCTGGGAAAATAGTGAACAATCAGTATTTTGAGGTAATTACAGTTAgcatctagggatgcaccgataccacttttttccaaaccaagtacaagtacttacatttgagtacttgccgatactgagtactgatatgagtacttaataatcccattccagttcttagttccttttgtaaatgtgctttattgtcgttgtccttagtctgactgtaacaaggtcctgctactgacatttagtgtgttggaatgagcgtttctcagttaatcaaccagggggtgccgctcttaattaattaaccatactggacaaataccacgaagaaaagtaaagtttttttgagtagaagaaagtcagtaataacaaacatggagatgacagaggtaacattaaaatgatacgaatattgcagtgttttcactggtaaggtttaaaagcaaagcttcaggaggtagggaaaagatagaTGTTTCGTTTTCACATCCGCTGGTGGCACGGTCCGCATTGCTccatacctccatagtattataagtagaatGGAAACTGGCCCagtcctgggtagttgtcataaatctgtcagtagtttttctctaactcacacagtcgctctttgaacagatcctctacctccatggttcccgctggtattcttcgtctgggtacgcatccacgagcacctggaaaacagatggaatgtacacagaggacggacagaatgttctgtccatatctgtctgtgtcttcaacgctacttgcagtcagcgttacttttatcaccgtcatttattttgaaaaatctccacactcttcacactccccacacattattccaccgtcgcatacctgctgcactgaactgtgaatgtcacacggccgtaagtggtatcggtgcagttatGTCGGATTACTTTTAccagtacgagtacacacactgagtattggagccgatgcccgatactggtgtcggatcggtgcatccctattagcATCCCATCATGTGTAATAAAACTCAGAATATACTACATATTATTCAGTATGTGATGTGTTGAAATAATAATTTAGTCAAAGAACTGACCCTCATTAAATATGAAAAGACAAgctatttattttgatttgtcaATAAAACCTTAAAAACCACTTTAGAGTTTCATTCACCTATATAGTGATTCATCCACACTTTAATGGTTATGTCctggtgttttttgtttattatatatattcAGGTAAATTGAGCTTTGTTCATGTATAAAGTCAAGGTCATTAAACATGTTGATTCATCCACACTTTAATGCCCTCAGCTTATCAGTTACCTTTCTTATAATGTTTTCTGTGCTACTGGCTTCACACGGCTTTGCTTCCATGACCatcacctacaggggttggacaaaataatggaaacaccttaaaaaatcaacaaaatgtaatttaatatggtgtaggtccaccttttgcggcaattacagcctcaattctccgaggtattgattcatacaacttgtgaattgtttccaaaggaattttaagccattcttcagttagaataccctccaactcttttagagacgatggcggtggaaatcgacatcttacttgaagctctaaaactgaccataaatgctcaataatgttgaggtctggggactgtgccggccatatgagatgctcaacttcattagaatgttcctcatgccattctttaacaattctagctgtatggattggggcattatcatcttgaggtgaaggtgtttccattattttgtccaacccctgtatatggacCCTTTCAGAAAAAACAGCAGAGACCAGTGAAGCTGGGAAAATAGTGAACAATCAGCATTTTGAGGTAATTTCAGTTAGCATCCAACCATGTGTAATAAAACTCAAACTATACTATATATTATTCAGTATGTGATGTGTTGAAATAATAATTTAGTCAAAGAACTGACCCTCATTAAATATGAAAAGACAAGCTGTTTATTCTGATTTGTCAATAAAACCTTAAAAACTGGTTTGGAGATTCATTCACCTATATAGTGATTCATCTACACTTAAATGCCCTCAGCTTATCAGTTACCTTTCTTATAATGTTCTTCTTGCAGACAGCCTTGAGAGTCCTGCAGCAGCATCCTCAGATCCTCAGTAGCAGCATTGGCATGTTGGGCCTTTCTTTTGGTGCCAGTGTGACTTTCAAGATGGCTGCTTACTCTGATGTTGTAAAAGTGAGGAACGCATGGATGAAATATTTATCATTGTCATTTGTTATTGATTTATCTAACTTATTGAAAGAATAGACTATAATGGAAAATGTCATGTTAATTGTTTTAATACCCGAAAAGTATTTCATATTTGATGCTACTTTTGTTCTTCAGCCTTGTCTATGCAGCcagaaatattttgtgttttttgcagctCAAGTGTGCAGTGTGTATTAGTGGAAGTCATGTGCAGCCAGTGGATGGATCTGTGGCAGACCTGATAGAATACTGTAAGAAGTAAGTCATCTGTGACTACTACTTTACAATAGCAGCAGTGGTGGATCTAGAAAATTTTACATGGGGTGGCAGTGGGGTGACAAGCGGTCTGGTTAGATTAGCATGGGAATGTCCTCAGTGCAGTACATGGAATCTCCATATACACTGCCCGGCCAAAgaaaagttgcacatgcaatatttgactgcaccacctttggttttgatatttagcattaatttttgattattgatgatggagaatcggactcCTGCATCaaatcttcatcacatcccaaattagagtctggacgatatggtggctaatccatgtgtgtaaaagatgtctcattctccctgaaccattctgtcagaAGTCTGATGACcgtgatcaatcctggcattgtccggTCTTTataggtgaagacacaccaacctgattttcggTGGTTGGACGTCAttgggcagtctggcgaggtcggtgacatgagtctgtttggtgtgttccgcGCGATCAGCCATCGTTAATGCAGTTGCCAGtcttttcagctgattcaacatgtgtgATGGGCTACTACCAATCGTTCAgttggaccaatctgattggtggagggatagccctttactagtgaatcagtgaacgagaagtttaCATGTAAAGCAATGCCATGGTACTTCAcggccaaggtacttcacacgaTTAAAGGCTGGACtcaaagacagcacagaggcactactcatgactgcacaagaacaggccctggACATCAGAGCAATAGAGGCCAGAGTCTACCACATCGGACTAGACCCAAGGTGTAGGttgtgtagagaagcccctgagacagtccagcacatcacagcagggtgcaagatgctggcaggcaaggcatacatggagcgCCATAACCAAGTAGCGGGCATAGTGTACAAGAACATCTTTACCGAGTATgaactggaggtcccagggtcaagaTGGAAGATGCCCCCGAAGGTGATAGAGAACAAACAAGCCAAgttcctgtgggacttccagatccagaccaacaagatggtgatggccaatcagcctgacatagtggtggtggataaacatcagaagacggtggtagtgatagatgtagcaatctcaagtgatagcaacatcagaaagaaagaacacgagAAGCTCAAGAAacaccaagggctgaaagaggagatggaGAAAATGTttggtgtgaaggcaacagtggtaccagtagtgaccGGGAATAGATAGGGAACGGATAcaaggaacaacatcagagatctgtgTCCAAAAGAgtgcagtcctaggaacagctaagatcctacACAGaacctcaggctcccaggcctgaAGGACCTGAGCCTAAaggggaggaaaaaaataaattaaataaataaataaataaacaaataaacaaataaacaaataaatgtgtgtatatatatatatatatatatatatatatatatatatatatatatatatatatatatatatatatatatatatatatatacatacagtacaggccaaaagtttggacacaccttctcattcttcgcattttctttattttcatgactatttacattgtagattctcactgaaggcatcaaaactatgaatgaacacatgtggaattatgtacttaacaaaaaagtgtgaaataactgaaaacatctcttatattctagtttcttcaaagtagccacccttagctctgatgactgccttgcacacccttggcattctcttgatgagcatcaagaggtagtcacctgaaatggttttcacttcatagctgtgccttgtcagggttacttagtggaatttcttgccttattgatggggttgggaccatcagttgtgttg
This sequence is a window from Sphaeramia orbicularis chromosome 3, fSphaOr1.1, whole genome shotgun sequence. Protein-coding genes within it:
- the LOC115417194 gene encoding acyl-coenzyme A thioesterase 3-like — translated: MDSEWCNVKLSVYPSRGLVDEKFTVLVQKAPPGFQMTIHVLHQCEDGNSLEAFAHYTADACGTVNLSEDPSMGGTYSGVEPMGLIWSLKPVPGSKPGIRLSKKNVQTPMEFTISVYKGHQTEGFVDQVQLACVVVERWYMAPGVRRVPITEGGLIGVLFLPPGPGPFPGVLDLWGGGVDLLETRSALLASHGFASMTINYMDPFRKNEETSEAGKIVNNQYFETALRVLQQHPQILSSSIGMLGLSFGASVTFKMAAYSDVVKLKCAVCISGSHVQPVDGSVADLIEYCKKNASKIRVDTDNQVITRDLLLPIPTDPTMKVDVGRVQCPLLLIVGEDDQNWPVSESAQDIKEMMERAGNSHLLTILSYPNTGHLIEPPYSGHVLVSTVTYTVGPVMSLWGGEMVAHCRAQEDAWRKILVFLMENLFVHNSANTSE